The segment tTTGTCGAGCTAGGTATGAAATAGAGTAGTTTTGAGCCAATTTGCTTCAGCTTCAACGACATGAACTCAAAAGGTTATACGATTCAAGCCAGAGGCGAATATCCACACAACGATctacaacaacaataataagacGACAAGTATGACCTAAAGAGATAAGCCCGATTCCTCGTCTTCTTCGAGAGTAGAAGTGTAAATAATGTAGAATGCCCATATGAAACCAAACACGCCAAGAAGAATCCAACCGAGAAGATTGTTGCTCAAACCAAATGGAAGGCCAGTCCCTTCAGTGCTCAGCCTCTCATCCACCAAAGCCATGGCTGGACTCGACATCGACGCAGCGTAAGCCGCAGCTACCAACGACGCGCCCATCCCTAAGGTGCTCGACTTGTTTTCTACATCTCCATTTGGTTTCCCTTCCATAGAACACCTAACTCCTCCT is part of the Cucurbita pepo subsp. pepo cultivar mu-cu-16 chromosome LG12, ASM280686v2, whole genome shotgun sequence genome and harbors:
- the LOC111807229 gene encoding photosystem II reaction center W protein, chloroplastic; its protein translation is MAAVTSAATATVRSSLVQNRPLPAASPAPFLLGLPALGKKGGVRCSMEGKPNGDVENKSSTLGMGASLVAAAYAASMSSPAMALVDERLSTEGTGLPFGLSNNLLGWILLGVFGFIWAFYIIYTSTLEEDEESGLSL